The Candidatus Eisenbacteria bacterium region AGCCGAGGAGGAGCACGGCGACAACGCCGAGCGCGCCCTCGCACCGTTCGTCCAGACCCGCGAGCAGCAGGCGCTCGTGCGCCACGCGTTCCAGTGGACCGTGCTCGCGACCGCCGGCATGCAGCGCGGCTTCGACGCGTACCTCTCCTAGCGCGACCCGATGCGCGCGATCGTCGTCGATCGGCTGATGGAGCCGCGCGACCTCCGTGTGGCGGAGGCGCCCGAGCCCGAGCTGTTCGCGGGCGGCCTCGCGGTCGACGTGAAGGCGGCCGGCTGCAACTTCTTCGACATCCTGATGGCGCAGGGTCGCTACCAGGTGAAGCCGCCCCTGCCGTTCGTGCCCGGCGCCGAGCTGGCGGGCGTCGTCAGCGCCGTCGGCTCGCAGGCCGACGGCTTCCGCATCGGCGATCGCGTCCTCGCGTCGGTTTCGCTCGGGGCGTTCGCCGAACGCGCCGTCGTCGCCGCGCGCTCGGCGTGGCGCATGCCCGACGACATGTCGTTCGAGGAGGGCGCCGCGTTCCCGATCGTGTACCCCACCTCGTGGGCCGCGCTCGTGCTGCGGGCGCAGCTCCGCGCCGGCGAGCGGCTCCTGGTGCACGCGGCGGCGGGCGGCGTGGGGCTGGCCGCGGTGCAGATCGGCAAGGCGCTCGGCGCGCGCGTGCTCGCGACCGCCGGTGGCGAGGCGAAGCTCGCGATCGCACGCGAAGCGGGCGCCGACGTGTGCATCGACTACCGTGCCCCCGACTGGCCGGAGCGGGTGAAGGCCGCGACCGACGGCCGCGGCGCCGACGTCATCTACGATTCGGTCGGCGGCGACGTCCTCGACCATTCGCTCAAGTGCATCGCCTGGAGCGGCCGGCTGCTGGTGATCGGGTTCGCGGGCGGCCGGATCCCCGAGATCAAGGCGAACCGGATCCTGCTCAAGAACATCGCCGTCATCGGCCTGCACTGGGGCGCCTACGCCTTGAACGAGCCGGAGCGGGTTCCGCAGGTGTTCGAAGCCCTGTTCCGGATGTTCGAGGCCGGCGCGATTCGCCCCGTGATCTGGAAGCGATTTCGCCTCGAGCACGTCGCCGACGCGCTGGAGGCCCTCGGATCAAGACAGACCTACGGCAAGATCGTCATCGTGCCGTAGATCCGACCCTCGCATCGCGCATAGCTGCACGGCCGCCACCCCAAAGTCTTATTGACAGAAGTGTCGGCGCTGCGGGAAGCTGCCGCGATCGTTTCCTCGCCGAACGCCACCAGAACCGCATGTTCTCCCGCCTGATTCTCCTCGCCACCCTGGTCGTCACCGCCGCCGCAGCCCCGGCTGCGGCCCAGCTCCCGTGCCAGGTGCCGGCGCCAGCCGACAACTCCTGCGTCATCGCGAGCAGCGTGACCATCCCGGTGGGCGTCTACGACCTCGGGAACCGCCCCTTCCAGATCAACAACAGCCGGACGATCACCGTGAGCGGCATGGGCACGTTCCAGATCCATGCGGCAGCCGTGACCTTCCAGCCCGGCGCCCGGATCGTCGCCCCCGGCAACGACGGCACCGTCACCGTCGCCCTGGCGTCCGACACCACCATCGACATCCAGAGCCAGGGCACCAGCAAGTCGCGCATCGACGTCAGCGGGAACTTCGGCGGCGGCGCGATCGTGCTGACCTCGCAGGGGAATCTGTCGATCGACGGGACGCTCATCGCCAACGCGACGAACCTGCTGGGCTTCGGCGGGTCCATCACCATGACGTCGGCGACCGGCAACGTGACCGTCACCGGCGACCCGAGCGAGGGTATCCGATCGCTCGGCAACGCGCAGGGCGGCGGCGGCGCGATCGAGATCGAGGCGACCCTCGGCTCCGTCCACGTCAACACCCAGCTCGTCGCCAAGGGCGGCGATTGCAGCAGCTGCAGCGTCGACATCACGGCGGGAACCGACGTCACGACGACCGTCGACGGCGTGGTCGACATGCAGGCCTCGGGCGTCGGCGACGGCGGCTTCCTCACCGTGATCGCCGGCGGGGTCGTCACCATGAACGGGGACATCCTCGCCAACGGCTCCGGCGACGACATGGACGGCGGCGCCGGCGGCGACATCTCGATCTCCAGCAATGGGGCGAGCGTCACCACCGCCGGCCGGATCGAGGTGAACGGCGCGTCCCCGGACGGCGACGGCGGAACGTACAGCGTCGACGCCCTGACCGACATCACGCAGAACGGTCCCATCTTCGCGCAGAGCGTCGGGTTCGGATCGAGCGACGGCATCGATTTCGACGCCAACGCCAACGTCAATCTCAACGCCGAGATCGATCTCACCGCCGACAACTTCGGGGGCGACTTGACGGTCTTCGCCGGCGGGCTCGTCACGGTGGCGGCCCGCGCGCGAACGACGGCCCCCATCGATCCCACGAATCATCCCGACGCCCTCGGGGGATCGATCGAGATCGACGCCTGCCAGATCAACGTGACGCCCGCCGGTGACGTGATCGCCACCGGCCCGGGCGGCGATCCGGCGGGAACGATCTTCTTCAGCGCCAGCACCGGGCTCACCGTGGCGGGCCACCTGACGGCGACCGCGGCGAACCTGTTCGAGTGGCGCACCACCGCCCCGAACGTCCTGGGCGGCGCGGTCGTGACACCGGCCGCGACCCCGACGCAGAACCTCACGTTGCCGTGCTGCGGCGTCAATTGCACGACCACGACGACGACCACGACCACGAGCACGTCGACGACCTCTTCCACCACGACGAGCAGCTCGACGTCGTCGTCCTCGTCGACGTCTTCGAGCTCGTCGACTTCGACCAGCAGCAGCTCGACCACGTCGACCTCGCTGCCCGGCGCCACCACATCGACGACGACGTCCACCACCTCGTCGACATCGACATCGACTTCGTCCACCTCGACGTCGTCCAGCACCTCGACGTCGACCTCCTCGTCGACGTCCACTTCGAGCTCGTCGACCTCTTCGTCGACGTCGACGACCACTTCGTCCTCGACGTCCACGAGCACCACCACCTCGACCTCGTCGACCACGATCGTCGGTGCCACGACCTCGACGACGACGTCGACGGTCCCGGTCACCACCTCGTCCTCGTCGACCTCGACGTCGTCGAGCACGTCCACCTCGACGTCGACGTCCCCCACGACCACCTCGACGACCACGAGCACCGCGGGGTCTACGACGAGCACATCGTCGTCGACGTCGACTTCCACCTCCACGTCGACGAGCACCTCGACCAGCACGTCGACCGCGCCACCGACCACGTCGTCGACGAGCGTCGCCAGCACGACCACCAGCTCGACGGCGGTGCCGCCGACGACGTCGACGACCGAGCCGCCGCTCACCTGCTTCGACACCGCCATCGGTATCGACGCCGTCCGCTGCCGCGTCGACACGATGAGCCAGTCGGTCGGCACCGCGTCGGAGACGGACCTCGGCGGCAAGAAGCTCGCGCGCAAGCTCGCAGCGCTCGTCACGCGGGCGGGCAACCTCGTCGCCGATCCGGTGAAGACCCGGCGGCTGAAGAAGGCGACCAAGCAGCTGAAGCAGTTCGCGACCAAGCTCGCCAGGGGGCTCGACTCCGGCAAGGTGAACCCGGAGCTCGGCGCGACGCTCGCCACGCTGGCCGCCGAGGCCCAGTCCGAGCTCGCGGGTCTCATCGCCGGCTGACCCGGCGCCGCGTGCGGC contains the following coding sequences:
- a CDS encoding NADPH:quinone oxidoreductase family protein yields the protein MRAIVVDRLMEPRDLRVAEAPEPELFAGGLAVDVKAAGCNFFDILMAQGRYQVKPPLPFVPGAELAGVVSAVGSQADGFRIGDRVLASVSLGAFAERAVVAARSAWRMPDDMSFEEGAAFPIVYPTSWAALVLRAQLRAGERLLVHAAAGGVGLAAVQIGKALGARVLATAGGEAKLAIAREAGADVCIDYRAPDWPERVKAATDGRGADVIYDSVGGDVLDHSLKCIAWSGRLLVIGFAGGRIPEIKANRILLKNIAVIGLHWGAYALNEPERVPQVFEALFRMFEAGAIRPVIWKRFRLEHVADALEALGSRQTYGKIVIVP